The DNA region GCGAATCGCGTCTCTAATTATTTGCCAAACCCTTTACCGCGAGAACTTGAAGGAAGACAAATGCACTTTTCCAGTTGACTAATTAAAGTCTCACGATCTAAATTTTGACCAATCAGCACTAACTGGTTTTTCAGTTGACCTTGCCATTCATCATCATCCAAGGTAAAGCGTTTACCGCAAAGGTGGAAAATATGACGCTTCGGACTTTCATCAAACCACATAATCCCCTTTGCTCGGAAAATATTTGAGGGTAGCTGGTTATCTAAGAAATACTGAAACTTCCTAATAGAAAAAGGCTTATCACTTTGGAAAGAGATGGAAGTAAAACCATCATTTTCTAAATGGTCAGAATGATGGTGATGGTCGTGGTCATGGTCATGATGATCGTGACCGCATGTTGAGTGATCGTGATCATCATGATGATCGTGATGTTCATGATCGTGATGGTCGTGTTGATCCACCACTGTGTCAAAATATTTATCAGACTCAAACAGACCAACACTGAGAATTAACGGAAGTGGTACTTGCGATCGCGTGGTACGGAGAATTCTCGCTCCTTCCTTAACTTCGTTAATTTTTGTTTCTAACTCATTTAAGGTGGCTTCATCAACCAAATCAGTTTTGTTCAGTACAATTACATCACCATAAGCAATCTGGCTGTATGCTGCCTGAGAGTTAAACAAATCTAGGCTGTAATTTGCCGCGTCTACTACGGTAATAATCGAATCTAAACGAGTTAAATCTCGCAATTCTGTGCCCAGAAATGTTAGAGCTACTGGTAGCGGATCTGCCAATCCAGTTGTTTCCACTACTAAATAATCTAGATTTTCTTGCCGTTCTAAAACTTTGTAAACTGCATCTACTAAATCATTATTAATAGTGCAGCAAATACAACCATTATTTAGCTCCACCATGTTCTCACCAGTGGAAACAATTAGCTCGTTATCGATGCCAATTTCGCCAAATTCATTTACGAGAACGGCGGTTTTCAAACCCTGTTGGTTGTTGAGGATATGATTAAGTAAAGTCGTCTTGCCACTGCCGAGGAAACCCGTAATAATTGTTACTGGCATTCCTTGTTTGGGCGTATCCATTGCCGAAGATTCGGGTGTAACTGCTGAGTGCATAGCGCTGTTATCAAATAGTCAAAAAATAGTAATGTAGCGCAGATAGTCCAGAAAACACTAGCGCCGCAAGGCGGAAGTTAAAATTCAAAAATCAAAAACCCTTGATTTCTGAGCTTTCGAGATTTTTTCCAATAGTATGTTGATTTCCGCCGTGACGTACTAGCATAGGGATGCTGGACTGTCATCCCATCTGCTTTACCCTATTATTACGTATCTTCTTATTTCAGCATTACTCTGTTATGACCCTAACCCTTTACAATACCCTCACCCGTCGTCAAGAACCGTTTGAAACAGTCGAAGCAGGCAAAGTTAAGATGTATTACTGCGGCGTGACGGTGTACGACTACTGCCATTTGGGTCATGCGAGAGCTTGCATCGTTTGGGATGTAATCCGCCGATACCTCCAGTTTATCGGCTATGAAGTACGATATGTCCAAAATTTTACTGATATTGACGATAAAATTCTCAATCGAGCCTGTGTTGAACATTCCTCAATGGAAGCTGTAGCCGATCGCTTTATCAAAGCATATTTTGAGGATATGGCGCGATTGGGAATCAAAGAAGCTGATGAATATCCCCGTGCTACCCATACGATGAATGGCATTCAACGGTTAATTCATGAGTTGGAAAATAAAGGGTTTGCTTACCCTGCTGACGGCGATGTGTATTATGCAGTGCGGCAATTTGCTGAGTATGGCAAGCTTTCTGGACGCAAGTTAGAGGATATGCAAGCCGGGAAAAGCGAGCGCGTCAATGTAGAAGATCCAGAATATCAGAAAAAGAAAGACCCCTTTGATTTTGCTTTATGGAAGGCAGCAAAACCAGGAGAACCAGCTTGGGAGTCACCGTGGGGTGCAGGCCGTCCGGGGTGGCACATTGAATGCTCGGCAATGGTACGCGATCGCCTGGGTGATACCATAGATATTCATGCTGGTGGTGCTGACTTAATTTTTCCTCATCACGAAAACGAAATTGCCCAATCTGAGGCTGTAACAGGAAAACCCTTAGCGCGTTATTGGTTACATAACGGCATGGTAAAAGTAGATGGTGAAAAAATGTCCAAATCTTTGGGCAACTTTATCACTATTCGAGAATTACTAGATCGAGGAGTTGAGCCGATGGCAGTGCGGTTGTTCGTCCTGACAGCTCAATATCGCACACCCATAGATTTTACCGACGAAGCGATCGCCGCAGCAACCAACGGTTGGCACACCATTAAGGAAGGTTTACTCTTCGGCTACCAATACGGCAAAAAACTAGGTTGGGATTTAGGGACTAAGGACTGGGGACTAGGAACTGGGAATATCCCAATACCTAGTACCCAATACCCAGTACCCAATCCCTATGTTGAACGCTTTCAAGAAGTTGTAAATAATGACTTTAATTTTCCTGGTGGGTTAACAGTGCTGTTTGAATTAGCCAAAGAACTACGCCGTGAAGGAAATATTATTGTGCATGAAGGGAAAACCGAAACTTCCCCTGATGAGTTAAAGCGTCAATGGCAAACTCTTGTCACATTGGCTGGAGTTTTAGGTTTAGAAGCCGAGATAGAAACGGAAGCTGACAAGAGTAATGGTTTAAGCGATGCGGAAATTGAGGCGAAAATTCAGCAAAGGCAAGAAGCACGTAAAGCCAAGAATTTTGCCGAAAGCGATCGCATTCGTGACGAACTCCAAGCAGAAGGTATTACGCTAATTGATAGCCGTGATGGTACACGCTGGCACCGGAATTAAATTTTAAATTCTTATGTGGATTACTCTAAAAAAAGCGATCGCTAGTTTCAACATTCCTGCTGATTGGATTGGTATTAGAGCCGTAAAGGAAATTTCTACAACCCGTTCAGTCCGTGACGCCTTACCCCAACTAAACGGCAAATCCTTCACTGTCGGAGCCATGCTAGAGGTTTTGGTAAATGGCTGTCTGGGTTATGCAGCAACTAACTCTCTGGAACTGTCTTCTCTACAAGCTGCTGCCGAAACAGCCTATAAACAGGCACTAGCAGCTAGTGAATGGTGGATACATCCCTTCCGTGAAAGTGAGCGCCCTAAAGTCGTTGGTGAATATAAATCTCCATACCTTGAGCCATTGGATGCTCTGAGTCCGGGAGAAATCAACGATTTACTGGTTCGGATTTGCCAAACACTGAAAGTTGACGACAAGATTGTGCAAACCATAGCCAGTGCTAGCACCATTGAGAGAGAGTCTTGGTTTATTAGCAGCAACGGCTCAGAAGTCTATCAAAAAACTCTATCTATAGGCACTCATTATGGAGCTACCGCCCAAGATGGTGCGGTTGTACAGCAGCGTAGTAACAATGGTTCTCACGCAAACTGTTATCAAGGTGGATTAGAACTTTTAGAGCAAAAAAACTTATGGCATCGGGTGCGGCAAATTGGCGAACAAGCAGTAGAACTGTTGACAGCACAAGAATGCCCTACCACTCGTACCAATTTAGTTTTAGCCCCAGACCAAATGATGCTGCAAATCCACGAAAGTGTAGGGCATCCCCTAGAAATTGACCGAATTTTGGGAGATGAGCGTAACTATGCTGGGGGCAGCTTCGTTAATAAAAGTGATTTTGGCAACCTAGTATATGGTTCGCCACTGATGAACATTACCTTTGATCCTACCGTGCCTGGTGAATTTGCCAGCTATGGCTTTGATGATACGGGTGCTGTAGCAACAAAGGAATATTTAGTTAAAGAAGGAGTACTGCAACGGGGTTTAGGCAGTTTAGAGAGTCAAGCCAGGGCTGGTGTACTAGGAGTTGCTTGTGCGCGTGCTTCTTCATGGAATCGACCTGCGATCGATCGCATGGCAAACTTAAATTTAGAACCTCTAAACGCTAGCTTTGAAGACATTATTGGCAGAATAGAACACGGCGTTTACATGGAATCTAACCGTTCTTGGTCAATTGACGATCGCCGCTACAAATTCCAATTTGGTTGTGAGTACGCTAAATTAATTGAAAACGGGAAACTCACCAAAACCCTCCGCAATCCCAACTATCGCGCCACAACACCAGAGTTTTGGCATAGCCTAATCCAAGTAGGAGATGCCACAAACTGGCAAATGTATGGTACTCCTTATTGTGGTAAAGGAGAACCAAATCAGGCTATTTGGGTAGGACATGGTTCACCTGTTTGTGTATTTGCTAATGTCGAAGTTTTTGGTGGAGGAACTTGAAAAAAGTTAGGAGTTGAAAGTTGTGAGTTAGAAGTTAAAAAATCTTCAACTCATACCTCCTAACTCCTAACTCCTAACTTTCCCCCTATTTCCTATTAATATTTAATATCTATGAAAATTGAGGAATTATCTGCATTAGAAGTCAGCTTTAATCAACTGATTGAAACTCTGCTGATTAAAAAATCTGAAAGTGAACAATTCACTGTGAAACTCAGCAGTGAAAGAAGTCTATTTACTCGTTTCAATCACGCGAAAGTGCGACAAACTGGTTGTGTTGCTGATGGTTGGATCGAACTGACTTTGATGGCAGACCAACGCAGTAGCATTCGGCAGTTTCCCTTTACTGGAAATTGGGATGTAGATTGGCAGTTAGCATATACTGCTTTGCAGGAACTACGTGACGAACTTATTCTACTACCCATCGATCCTTATCTAGTTTTACCATCAGGAAATAATACCAGTCGGGAAATACATTCTGGGAATTTATTGGCAGATGAGGCAGTAGTACCAACTGTGCTAAAACTAGTTGCTGAATTAGATTTTACAGGTATATATGCGGGGGGAATAGTAATTAAAGCTTATGGTGATTCTAGTGGTCAAAAACACTGGTTTGCTACTGATTCTTTTACATTAGATTATTCTCTATTTTCCACCTCTGGACAAGCAGTTAAGGGGACATTTGCAGGGAGTAATTGGGATATATCTGCATATATAGCAAAAATTAGCGAAGCTAAAAAGCAACTTGAATTGCTTGCTCGTCCAGCTAAAGAATTGCCACGGGGACAATACAAAACTTATTTTGCACCTGCTGCTGTTGGAGATTTATTAGCAATGCTTTCTTGGGGAGCAGTCAGCGAAGCTGATATCCAACAAGGAAACAGTGCTTTAGCTGCTTTATCGCGTCAAGAAAAACAACTTTCTCCAAAATTTAATTTGAAAGAAAACTTTCAGCGAGGATTAGTACCGCGATTTAATGAATTAGGAGAAATAGCAGCACCGGAGTTACCTGTAATAGAAAAAGGACATTTGGTAAATACTTTAGTAAATTCTCGAACTGCTAAGGAATATCAAAAAATTGCCAACGGTGCTAATGGTTCAGAGACTTTACGAGCGCCAGAAGTGACTACCGGAAATTTAGTATTTGAGCAGATTCTTCCAAGTTTAGATACCGGATTATATGTATCTAATTTACATTATTTGAATTGGAGCGATCGCCACACTGGTAGAATCACAGGTATGACTCGTTATGCATGTTTTTGGGTAGAAAATGGAGAAATTCTTGCCCCTATTGAAAACCTACGTTTTGATGAAAGTCTTTATCGTTTTTGGGGAGATAAGTTAGTAGATTTGACCAATTTTCAAGAATTCATTCCCGAAGTAGGTACTTATGAAAGTCGCCAACTAGGAGGTAGTTTAGTTCCCGGTATGCTGGTAAATGATTTTACATATACTTTGTAATCGTAATCATCTACTGAGAGGAAATCAAAAGCTAGCCATCGGAACTTTGAAAATTAAATAAGGAGGTGGAATTAGAACCGACACCAGAGCAGTTGGGAGCGTATTACCGGATGTCAGTAAGAGCAAGCAATCTGCTTCAATCGATAAACGTAGTGCGCCTAGACGAAAGGACAAAGCGCATATACATGCTAGTTGGAGACACAATACAAATAGAAATCTACCCTAACGGTGAGGTAACGTTTCCATGACAGATTCTAACTACCAAGCGATGACTGATGAAGAGTTGCGGGACTGGGTTCGCTACCATCCCAAAGATATAGAAGCTTTCCACATTCTCATGGATAGATTAGAGCAACGTCCAAAAGTGTTTTGCAGCACAGATGAAGAAATTGAAGCCGAATTGCAAAAGCGAATTAACCAAACGCGATCGCAGTAAAGGATACTAGGGACTGGGGATTAAGTAATTTTTACACTACCCAGTACCCATTTTTCTGAATTTTAAACACAAATATTATTAATTAAATTATCTCAATTCTCAAATTACCTATTTCTGTAAACTGCATTAATTACAATATCTTTAATAGCGAAATAAATAATTAATAACAGTAATAAAAATTGCTCAAACTGAAGAATTGGATCTAAACGCCAACCTTGAAAAAACAAGATTACTCCGCACATTAACATTATAATTGGTGTAAATATCACTTGAATAATGTAAAGAGCTAAAGACCAACCTGTAAGCCTAGTTCCACGTTGGGCTAGCCAAGCTACTGTTAAAATAAAGTAAATAACTGCCAAAATAAAATAAATAATTCCAATTAAACCAGCTAGATTTAATCCAAAATTCACTTGAGCGAAAGTAAGCATTTATAAAAAATCCTGTTTAATTAAAAGCTAAAATTTTAAACCTATTACTAAGTAGATTAAGCTTAGAGGATAAAAATTGTTGGGTTTCGCTATTGCTTAACCCAACCGATAATTTTTTCTCATCTCTCGTTAGAACCTCTATTTTTTATTACCTGGAGGTGAATTGCGTTGGGTGAGGTTATCAATTTGCAATTGTTGCCGTCCGTTGGTGATAATTCGCAACATCTGCTTGAGATCCTGCTCAATATTTTCTAGAATGCCATCAGCATAAGCATCAGCACCATCTTCAATTTCTTGAGCCTGAGCGATCGCACTTTGCCTCATAAGCTCTAACTCTTGTTGACAAGCATACCTTTTACGCTCAATTTCCGAGAGCGTTTCTTGCATTATTGCGTCACACTCTTGTTGTACTTGTCGGCGCAGTTGTTCAGCTTCTTGTTGCGCCTGGTGAATAATATCGCTTTCAGCTAAAATTTGCGCTCTTTTTGCTTGCGCGGCCTCAACAACCTGCTGTCCATACTCTTCCGCTTCCAGCAGAATTTCGTCCTTTTGGTTGAGGATGACTGCTGCTTCTTGAAAAAGCGATGGTAACGCAAGCCGGATGTAATCAAGCTGATCTAGCAGCTTTTCTTCATCTATGAGAGTGCGTCCCGTCAAAGGAATTCTGAGACTAGAGAGAACCATTTCCTCTAGACGGTTGAGTTCCTGCTGGATATCTATGCTTCCCTCTCCACCGAGATGCTCTTGAGGGGGGGGATTGCTTCCGTTGAGATTGGGTTCGACATTGGAGAGTTCTGATTGTAGCATTGGTATATATCTAGGGCAATGTGTGGGGGAACGAGATGATCGATAGAGCCACCAAACCTTGCAATCTCTTTTACCACACTACTACTTAAAAAACTATATTCATTCGAGGTTGCAAGAAAAACTGTTTCTATTTGGGTAGAAAGAGTTTTATTGGTGTGAGCCATTTGCAGTTCCACTTCAAAATCTGACACAGCCCGTAAACCCCGCAGCAAAACTTGTGCTTGTCGCATTTGGGCATAATTGACGGTAAGACCATCAAAGCTGTCTACATCTACATTAGGTAGATGTTGTGTAGAAAGACTGATCTGATCTAGCCGTTGCTGCACACTAAAAAGTGGCATTTTGTTAGGGTTCCGCAGTACAGCGACAATTACCCGCTCAAACAGCCGACTACCGCGCCCGATGAGGTCAAGGTGTCCCAAGGTGATGGGGTCGAAGCTACCAGGATAAATAGCAATCACAATTTTAGATATATCAAAGTTGTTTAGGTGATTATATCGAAACTCTTTTGTGTAACTTACTCAAATTTACCATCTTGCGTTCTGAGTAAGGATGCTTTACTCAATTGTTTTGCTAGTACAAGTTATGCTCAATTAGACGTTAGGAACTATAGCGGTGCAATATAGCCTCAACCTCACCCTGCATTTGAGTCAAGCAAACACTCTCCTCTTCAAAACATCGGAGAGGGGTTGAGGATGAGGTTGAACAAAACCGCTATAAACTCCTAAATATGGATGCTGGATTTCTATTTATGTCCCCACGAAATTGTGGAGTACTTAAGTACAGTTCTAGCATTCGACACCCAAAAAACTCCGTACTTAGCAAAGTGCGTGGGTAGTTAACGAACTATTCTAGGTAATTTTTCATGGCACTGGATTTTTCCACCTTGCCCTTGGCATTTCAATTTACTTCTCCAGGACCGATTCTGGTGAAATTAGGGCCACTCAGTATCCGTTGGTATGGCTTATTGATTGCCACAGCAGTGTTAATTGGCGTTATCCTTTCCCAGGAATTGGCAAAGCGTCGTAATGTTAATCCTGAGTTGTTAGGCGATTTATTCTTTTGGTTATTGATTGGGGCGATTCCTGGCGCACGGCTATATTACGTTTTTTTTGAGTGGTCAAAATATGCCCCAACTCCAGGGAAAATCTTTGCTATCTGGGAAGGAGGTATTGCCATTCATGGAGCAATTCTTGGTGGCGTTTTGGCTGCGTTAATCTTTGCCAAAATTAAGCAGGTTTCTTTTTGGCAACTGGCAGATTTAGTAGCGCCTTCGCTGATTTTAGGGCAAGCGATCGGACGTTGGGGTAATTTCTTTAATTCTGAAGCTTTTGGCGATCCGACAAATTTACCCTGGAAGCTGTATATTCCCCCAGATCATCGTCCTCTAGAGTATGCGAGTTTCGATTACTTCCATCCCACCTTCCTCTATGAATCTCTGTGGGATTTAGCGGTGTTTGCATTGCTAATAACGTTGTTTTTCCGGTCTTTGTCCGGTAAGCCACGTTTGAAGGTAGGCACGCTGTTTCTAGTTTACTGGCCAGCCTACAGCTTAGGACGCTTGTGGATTGAAGGTTTTCGCACTGATAGCCTGATGTTAGGGCCGTTACGAATGGCACAAGTAGTCAGTAGTCTAGGAATTTTATTTGGATTACTTGGATTAGCTTGGCTTTACTTACTCAAACGCCCTTTACCCGATGTAGTGCCTACTCCTAAGGGAGATGGGGAGATAAGGGGATGAGGGAGCAGGGGGAGCAGGGGAGCTTGGGGGAGAAGAATAACTGATGCCCAATTCCCAATTCCTAAAAAATAAAAAATGCCCCAGAGTATTCTCTAGGGCTTAACCAGGGTGCATCTACCATTACTCTCTACTAGGGAAAGAGGGTGAATCCGGAAAGATACTGAGAAAATATCAAAAAAGTTTTTTGAGGGATTGCCGTGTCTTCTTCTAAAAGTGAAAATCTGAGTTATGAAAAAACACTATATGCCATAGAACCATCTGTGTACATTGTGGGAGCAGGCCCTGGAGATCCTGATTTATTGACGGTGAAGGCGCAGAAACTACTAGCTGTTGCTGATGTGATTTTATTTGCTGATTCTTTAGTACCCGAACAGATTTTAGAACTTTGCCGAAAAGATGCGGAGATAATTAGAACTGCGAATCAGACTTTAGAAGAGATTTTGGCGATTATGATCGATAGAGTGCGATCGCAACACAAATCTCTCGTCCGTCTCCATTCTGGCGATCCTAGTCTCTACAGCGCCATCCACGAGCAAATGCACCTCCTCGCTGAAGCAAATATTCCTTTTGAAGTCATACCTGGTATCAGCGCCTTTCAAGCCGCAGCTGCCAAACTCAAAGTAGAGTTGACTGTCCCCGGTTTAGTTCAAACCATCATTTTGACGCGGATCAGTGGACGTACAGAAGTCCCCGCCACTGAAGAATTAGCCTCTCTCGCGGCACATCAAGCTAGCCTCTGCCTATATCTAAGTGCGCGTCATGTCGAAAATGCCCAAGCTAAACTACTCGAACACTATCCAGCCGAAACCCCGATTGCAATTTGCTTTCGCATCGGATGGCCCGATGAAAAAATCAAGGTTGTCCCCCTGAATGAAATGGCAGACTGCACTCATAAAGAAAAACTAATTCGCACTACACTTTATATAATCAGTCCAGCCCTCTCGGCAAATAAAGGGCGATCGCGTTTATATCATCCCGAACATAGTCATTTATTTCGCTCATCTCATAACTAAATGGTGGGCATTGGGCATGAGGCATGGGGCATTGGGCATTGGACATTGGGCATGGGGCATGGGGCATTGGTGATTAATTCTTCTCCCTCACTCGCTCATCTCTTTTGCGGTTCGATAAACTTAACAGTGTGAATAAAATCCCAAATCTTAATTCAGTACTATGCCATTAATTAAAGTGCAAACTTCTGCAACTGCTCCTGAAAAAGCTGAAATTGAATCAATGCTTTTAAACCTATCAGCCAAGTTAGCAAAACATTTGGGAAAACCAGAATCTTATGTAATGACTGCTTTTGAGCCAGAAATTCCCATGACCTTTGCAGGGAATACAGACCCAGTTTGCTATATTGAAATTAAAAGCATTGGCACAATGAAACCAGACCAAACCGCAGCAATGAGCCAGGAATTTTGCCAGCAGATTAACCAAACTCTAGGTGTGCCGAAAAATCGAATTTATATAGAGTTTGCAGACGCTAAGGGTGCGATGTGGGGCTGGAACGGTACGACCTTTGGGTAATTCCTCGTCTTCTTTGGTCAAGCCTAAGTTAATCTGGCAGGTGTAGGATAGAGATCCTACATCAACTCTTGATTTTTTATGTCTGCTACGCCTCTTGTATCTCAAGTTGAGTTACACAACCAAGTAAAATCAGAATTAATTCCCCCCCTTCTCGGCGCTTCTCTTGCGGAGTTAACCACTTGGGTACAGCAGCAGGGACAACCTGCTTATAGAGGAAAGCAGCTGCATGAATGGATCTATAACAAGGGAGTGCGATCGCTAGCTGATATTTCTGTTTTCTCCAAGCAATGGCGGAAGGAATTAGCAGAAATCCCCATTGGACGCTCAACTTTACATTACCGTTCTGAGGCTCCCGATGGCACAGTCAAATTTCTTTTACGATTAGCAGACGATCAAATTATCGAAACTGTTGGCATCCCAACCTTTGCAGAAGCGGGAGATGGGCCAAAATCTCGTTTGACAGTTTGCGTTTCTACTCAGGTGGGTTGCCCAATGGCGTGTGATTTCTGCGCTACTGGTAAGGGAGGCTACAAGCGTAACCTAGCACGGCATGAAATTGTCGATCAGGTGTTAACTGTGCAAGAAGATTTTCAGCAACGGGTTAGCAATGTAGTGTTTATGGGACTAGGCGAACCTTTGTTGAATACTGAGAATGTCCTAGCGGCGTTGAAATCTCTGAATCAAGATGTCGGTATTGGACAGCGATCGCTTACAGTTTCTACAGTTGGGATTCGCGATCGCATCCGTCAGTTCGCGCAAAACAATTTGCAAATCACCCTCGCTGTAAGTCTCCACGCCCCGAATCAAGCACTGCGGGAAAAACTCATCCCCAGCGCCCGCGCCTATCCTCTCGAAGATTTGCTGGCTGAATGTCGAGAATATGTGGAAATCACTGGACGCCGCGTTACCTTTGAATATGTTCTCCTCGCTGGTGTCAACGATTTACCAGAACATGCATTGGAACTGTCAAAGCGTCTGCGAGGATTTCAAAGTCATGTGAATTTGATTCCTTATAATCCTATCCAAGAAGTGGATTACAAACGCCCTAACCGCGATCGCATTCAAGCATTTGTCAACGTCCTTAAGCAACAAAATACTGCCGTTAGTGTGCGTTATTCCCGTGGTTTAGAAGCTGATGCTGCTTGTGGACAACTTAGAGCAAGTAAGAATTAAACCTCTTGCAGTCAATTTTATGAATAAATATAGAACCGCAGATAAACGCAGATGTATCTTGAGGATTATCTCTGTTTATCTATGGTGTAAAACTGCCTGAAATCTCTTTTTAAACCTACTTGCCGGAGATACATGGATTACGGAAATCCGGCAACCCATCTAAAAATGTGAATGTATAATTTAATTAAGATAAATATATAAATAATGTTGAAATTTTAATGGTTTAGCGATCGCTCAACCCAACCTATAACAATTGAGGAAATAACTGCATGTTGAATCGCTTATTAAGGGTTAAAGCATGGCTACTATTGATTGTGCTTGGAAAAGCTTTATCAATTAATTCTCCTGCCTATGCACAAATAATTCAGACGAATCCTCAGCAACCTGAGTCTTTTCAAGAAAGAATGAGACAACAACAAGAGCAGCAAACTCAGCGAACACAACAGCAATTTAACGAAACATTGCTTCGACAACAGTTTCAGCAACCACAGTTACAACAACAACTGAGACTACAACAGCAACAATTTACACAACAACAGCAAGAACTTATACGCCAGCAACAACAGAGACTACAACAAGAACAACTTAGACAGCAATGGCAAAACTTTACACGACAGCAACAACTAAGAATACAACAGCAACAATTCAGACAAGATCAACAAATTAGACAACAGCAACAATTGAGGTTACAAGAACAGATACGACAGCAAAAACTCCGGCAACAGAATAACAACCTGTGAAATGCTCGAAATTGTTGACAACTAAACTTTATTCTTAAAAATTAGAGAAAATTTTCTCTAATTTTTAATTTTTAATGACTAGCGCCGTGCATAAATACCTGGGGCGTAAGCCTCAATCACTTTACCAGTGCGAGTGCAACTAATCATCAAATAGTCACAACTAGAGCATTGTGTTCGAGTTAATTGACTATCAGAAATGTAATAGCGTTCAGCTTGGCAGCCGCAATTCGGGCAGTAAATTTTTTGTACTGTCTGCATTTTAAAACCCCTGGTTGTAACTATTTTTTATTTGAGAAAACTGCCAGTGAAACTAGCGAAATTTTTGATTTGACCCAACTTAACAAACTGTCTTAATATTGGCTGATTATTTTAAACAAAATTTCAGATTTGAAAGATTTACGATATCTTTGTATATTATCCTAACATTTAGGTGATTTTACCCTCCCACTTTAGATACATAAATTGTTTTTTAATTAAATACTGCTTAGAAATTTACTGATCCCTATGACGAATGCCTTGAGAAAGACTGATTTACAGGCATTTCAGAGAAACACAAAAAAAGCCGTTCTTGTATTCAAAAATTAAATACCGAAAAATACTGTATATTTAGTCACAAAATATCTATCTTAAGATTTAGTTAATATTTGCTACAAGATTAATTAAGATTAAAACTAGTGAACTTCTAAGGCAACGGCTTTTTTCGTTCGCAGTATAACTTCAAAATCCGCTCAAGATTCTTTTAGGGTGTGATTTCTGCGCTATCGATTCAGTAATCAAGACTTAACCCCCCAACTCTTATAGGGTTGGGGAAGAGGTTCTTTCAGGATTACTAAGGATGAAATTATCGATTAGGTTTTGACTGTGCAAAAAGATTTTTAGCAATGAGTTAGCAATGTAGTGTTTATAAGTATGGTGAACCGTTACTAAGCATTAACCCAAGTTGTGGGTTATTAACCTCCAAGCAAGATATAACTAGTACAGCACGGTGTAAATAAGCAGACCATTGAAAAGCTCCAAAGAGCTTATTTCATAATACTTTTGACTTTTGACTTTTGACTTTTGACTTCCGCCTCGCGGTACTAGCCACTTGGGTTAAAGATGGCATAAGTGGCTTTTCCCTGCCTTTTAGCTCGGTACATAGCAATATCAGCATCTCGCAACAAAGTTGCAGGCTCCTCATAATGACTAAAATTCCAAGTAATACCAATGCTAGCTGTAGTAGATAATTGATATCC from Nostoc commune NIES-4072 includes:
- the lgt gene encoding prolipoprotein diacylglyceryl transferase encodes the protein MALDFSTLPLAFQFTSPGPILVKLGPLSIRWYGLLIATAVLIGVILSQELAKRRNVNPELLGDLFFWLLIGAIPGARLYYVFFEWSKYAPTPGKIFAIWEGGIAIHGAILGGVLAALIFAKIKQVSFWQLADLVAPSLILGQAIGRWGNFFNSEAFGDPTNLPWKLYIPPDHRPLEYASFDYFHPTFLYESLWDLAVFALLITLFFRSLSGKPRLKVGTLFLVYWPAYSLGRLWIEGFRTDSLMLGPLRMAQVVSSLGILFGLLGLAWLYLLKRPLPDVVPTPKGDGEIRG
- a CDS encoding DivIVA domain-containing protein, yielding MLQSELSNVEPNLNGSNPPPQEHLGGEGSIDIQQELNRLEEMVLSSLRIPLTGRTLIDEEKLLDQLDYIRLALPSLFQEAAVILNQKDEILLEAEEYGQQVVEAAQAKRAQILAESDIIHQAQQEAEQLRRQVQQECDAIMQETLSEIERKRYACQQELELMRQSAIAQAQEIEDGADAYADGILENIEQDLKQMLRIITNGRQQLQIDNLTQRNSPPGNKK
- a CDS encoding replication restart DNA helicase PriA gives rise to the protein MQTVQKIYCPNCGCQAERYYISDSQLTRTQCSSCDYLMISCTRTGKVIEAYAPGIYARR
- the cobM gene encoding precorrin-4 C(11)-methyltransferase, with translation MSSSKSENLSYEKTLYAIEPSVYIVGAGPGDPDLLTVKAQKLLAVADVILFADSLVPEQILELCRKDAEIIRTANQTLEEILAIMIDRVRSQHKSLVRLHSGDPSLYSAIHEQMHLLAEANIPFEVIPGISAFQAAAAKLKVELTVPGLVQTIILTRISGRTEVPATEELASLAAHQASLCLYLSARHVENAQAKLLEHYPAETPIAICFRIGWPDEKIKVVPLNEMADCTHKEKLIRTTLYIISPALSANKGRSRLYHPEHSHLFRSSHN
- a CDS encoding phenylpyruvate tautomerase MIF-related protein yields the protein MPLIKVQTSATAPEKAEIESMLLNLSAKLAKHLGKPESYVMTAFEPEIPMTFAGNTDPVCYIEIKSIGTMKPDQTAAMSQEFCQQINQTLGVPKNRIYIEFADAKGAMWGWNGTTFG
- the rlmN gene encoding 23S rRNA (adenine(2503)-C(2))-methyltransferase RlmN — protein: MSATPLVSQVELHNQVKSELIPPLLGASLAELTTWVQQQGQPAYRGKQLHEWIYNKGVRSLADISVFSKQWRKELAEIPIGRSTLHYRSEAPDGTVKFLLRLADDQIIETVGIPTFAEAGDGPKSRLTVCVSTQVGCPMACDFCATGKGGYKRNLARHEIVDQVLTVQEDFQQRVSNVVFMGLGEPLLNTENVLAALKSLNQDVGIGQRSLTVSTVGIRDRIRQFAQNNLQITLAVSLHAPNQALREKLIPSARAYPLEDLLAECREYVEITGRRVTFEYVLLAGVNDLPEHALELSKRLRGFQSHVNLIPYNPIQEVDYKRPNRDRIQAFVNVLKQQNTAVSVRYSRGLEADAACGQLRASKN
- a CDS encoding Ycf66 family protein, with protein sequence MLTFAQVNFGLNLAGLIGIIYFILAVIYFILTVAWLAQRGTRLTGWSLALYIIQVIFTPIIMLMCGVILFFQGWRLDPILQFEQFLLLLLIIYFAIKDIVINAVYRNR
- the coaD gene encoding pantetheine-phosphate adenylyltransferase, whose translation is MIAIYPGSFDPITLGHLDLIGRGSRLFERVIVAVLRNPNKMPLFSVQQRLDQISLSTQHLPNVDVDSFDGLTVNYAQMRQAQVLLRGLRAVSDFEVELQMAHTNKTLSTQIETVFLATSNEYSFLSSSVVKEIARFGGSIDHLVPPHIALDIYQCYNQNSPMSNPISTEAIPPLKSISVEREA